DNA from Patescibacteria group bacterium:
CCATTTCCGGTGTAATAGTTGCCGCACGCGCCCAAGTTTTAATCACCGTTTTATCGCCCGGCTTCAACTTTGCGACCTTCGCAAGAAGCCTTTCGTCGACATACGGACCTTTTTTTAAACTGCGTGACATAAATTATTGTCTTTTTTTCTTTTTACTTATCCTTCTTTGAAGAATTAATTTATCCGAACCTTTGTGCTTTCTGGTCTTAACACCAAGCGCCGGCTTGCCCCACGGAGTCTTTGGATGCTTTAAGCCGATCGGGTTCTTACCTTCGCCGCCTCCATGCGGATGGTCAACCGGATTCATAACCTTGCCGCGCACGCTCGGACGGATACCCCTGAGTCTCGTGCGGCCGGCCTTTCCCCAGCGCACCAAACCCCAATCCGGGTTTGAAACCTGACCGATGGTCGCCATACAATTCTTGGGAATGAGCCTAATTTCTCCAGACGGCATTTTTATCTGCGCATACTCCCCTTCAACCGCCATGATTACCGCCGACACACCGGCACCCCGCACCAGCTGGGCGCCCTTGCCCTGTGTTAATTCCAAGTCATATACCGGGATGCCCGGCGGAATGAGTCCGAGTGGAAAACGATTGCCTGATTTTATTTCGCCAAGTGTCTTAGAGGACACGACCGAATCACCGACCTTAATATCATCTGGAGCAATCATGTAGCTCTTTGCTCCGTCCGCATAAATAAGCAACGCCAAGCGGGCTCCGCGATTTGGATCATACTCAATTGTCGCGACGCGCGCCGGAATATCATATTTACTGCGGTTCCAGTCAATAATTCTGATATAGCGTTTCTCGCCACCGCCCTGATGACGCACCGTAATCTTACCGCCGGTGCGGCCGGCCTTATTCATTTTCGCCAAAATCAAACCGCGCTCCGGCTCATGCCTTGTGATATCCCGAAAATCCTGCACCGAAGAAAGTCGGCGTCCCTTATTTGTGGGTTTGTAATGTTTGATTGGCATAATTTATTAAACGCCTTCGTATAATTCAATCTTTTCTCCCGGCACGAGTGTGACGACCGCCTTACGCCAGCACTTAGTTGTTCCACTGACGCGACCAAAACGCACTTTTTTACCTCTCATATTAATTACATTCACATCCTGAACTTTTACGTTAAAAACTCTTTCAACCGCTTTTTTAATTTCAATTTTATTCGCCTCCCGGTTCACCTTAAAAACATATTTGCCCTGTGCGGCAAGTATTGAAGCCTTTTCCGAAACCATCGGCTCAACCAGATTGCGATAAGCGAGCCCGGTATCAACCGACTCTTTGCGCGCCGCCTGTTTTTCCTTGCGCTCGGCTTTGCCGACCTTCGTCGCAGCTTTCTTTTCTTTATCCTTAATAACCTTTGACGCAATCTTCTTGTCGCCAATCTGCTTCTCTTTCACCTTTTTAAATTTGTCAAAAAATCCCATATTATTTCAGACTGTATAATTTCTCAATAACCGGCAGAGCGTTCTTTGGAAAAAGAATCTGCGGATAGGAAAGCACGTCCATCAAATTCAGATTATTGGCGCCGATTGCGTTAACCCAGGAAATGTTGCGGACAGCGCGCATAATCTCGCGGTTCGGTTTATCTAAGACAAAAAGCAGTTTCTTACCCACGCCCGGCATTTTCTTGAACATCGCGTTAAGCGTTTTGGTTTTCGGAGATGAGATTTCCAAATCGTCGATAAGAATAATCTGTCCCTCTCCCGCCTTGGCGGAGAGAGCCATCAGGAGCGCTTTTCTCTTAACCTTCTTGTTGATTTTTACAGAATAATTCCTTTCACTTGTCGGACCAAACGTTATACCGCCACCAACCCAGATCGGAGAACGGGTTGAACCGTGACGCGCGCGGCCGGTACCCTTCTGTCTCCACGGTTTCTTGCCGCCTCCGCGCACTTCGCCGCGTCCTTTGGTATGGGCATAAATCCGGCGCTTGTTCGCCATTGCCGCAACCACGGCCTCGTGAACCAGCACGGGATTTATTTCCACGCCAAAAATCTTCGGATTTAATTCAATCTTTTCTATTTCTTTTCCTTCCTTATTGTAAACGCTCGCTTCGGCCATATTATTCTCCGACTAATTCAATAAGTGAATTTTTCGCTCCCGGCACCGCGCCTTTAAGCGCAATACGATTACCCGCTTCATCGATCTGAATAATCTCAAGATTTTTTACCGTGACGCGGTCACATCCCATGCGGCCGCCCATTCTTGTGCCGAGAAAAACGCGCTGCGGATCGGTCGCGCCAATGGAACCCGGCATTCTAAGCTGATCTTTGTGGCCATGGGTCGCTGGGCTTCCGGCAAAACCGTGTCTTTTTACAACACCCTGAAACCCCTTTCCCTTTGAAATGCCGGCAACTACAACCTTTTCACCGGGTTTAAAAATTGTAACTTTTATTTCCTGACCGCGCTGAAAAGTTTCCGAATTTTCAATTCTAAATTCACGCAAATACCTAAACTTCGGAAGATCTTTGAGATGTCCGCCAAGCGGCTTATTCAGCCTGCTCTTCTCACCGCAACCAATCTGTACGGCTGTATAACCGTCTTTTTCCTTGGACTTAATTTGAGTCACCTGGCAAGGCTTTACCTCAATCCAGGTAATCGGGATTCTAATCCCTTTCTCATCCCAAACCTGGTCCATGTCAAGTTTTTTACCCAGTATAAATTTCATAATTTCTGGTGATAATTAAAAACCAGAAGTCCAAAAACAAATTGCTTTGCTTTGAGGCTTCCAGCTCTTTGCGAGCGCCCGCGGCGCAATCAAAGGCTTTTTAATGAATATTCAATTTACAATCTTCTCCTGCTCTTTTCGCTGACCCACAAAGGTTTTTCTCGCTCCGACTTATCGGAGAAAGAATCTTTCTTTGCTGCCATGAAAAGATGAATAAATTTACATTTTTATTTCTACATCCACGCCGGCCGGCAGATTGAGGCTCATGAGGGAATCAATGGTCTTGGGCGTCGGATCGATAATGTCAATCAGACGCTTATGGACTCTCATCTCATACTGCTCGCGCGCGTCTTTATGCACGAACGTGGAACGGTTTACCGTATACTTTCTTTTTTCAGTCGGAAGAGGCACCGGTCCCAAAACCTGGGCGCCGGTCCTTTCGGCCGTATCTAAGATTGTCCGCGTCGCCTGATCAATAATCTTATTATCATACGCCCGAATCTTTATTCTGATTCTCTGCTTTATTTCCTCTTCTTTTTCCTTTTTAGTTGTTTTTTCTTCTGACATGTTAGAAAGATCAATGCCTTATTGGCCCCCCGACGTTACCGCCAGGGGGCCAATATTTTTTTTTATTTAATGATCTTGGTTACCACACCGGCACCCACGGTTTTTCCGCCTTCACGGACGGCAATC
Protein-coding regions in this window:
- the rplB gene encoding 50S ribosomal protein L2, coding for MPIKHYKPTNKGRRLSSVQDFRDITRHEPERGLILAKMNKAGRTGGKITVRHQGGGEKRYIRIIDWNRSKYDIPARVATIEYDPNRGARLALLIYADGAKSYMIAPDDIKVGDSVVSSKTLGEIKSGNRFPLGLIPPGIPVYDLELTQGKGAQLVRGAGVSAVIMAVEGEYAQIKMPSGEIRLIPKNCMATIGQVSNPDWGLVRWGKAGRTRLRGIRPSVRGKVMNPVDHPHGGGEGKNPIGLKHPKTPWGKPALGVKTRKHKGSDKLILQRRISKKKKRQ
- the rplW gene encoding 50S ribosomal protein L23, with product MGFFDKFKKVKEKQIGDKKIASKVIKDKEKKAATKVGKAERKEKQAARKESVDTGLAYRNLVEPMVSEKASILAAQGKYVFKVNREANKIEIKKAVERVFNVKVQDVNVINMRGKKVRFGRVSGTTKCWRKAVVTLVPGEKIELYEGV
- the rplD gene encoding 50S ribosomal protein L4 — its product is MAEASVYNKEGKEIEKIELNPKIFGVEINPVLVHEAVVAAMANKRRIYAHTKGRGEVRGGGKKPWRQKGTGRARHGSTRSPIWVGGGITFGPTSERNYSVKINKKVKRKALLMALSAKAGEGQIILIDDLEISSPKTKTLNAMFKKMPGVGKKLLFVLDKPNREIMRAVRNISWVNAIGANNLNLMDVLSYPQILFPKNALPVIEKLYSLK
- the rplC gene encoding 50S ribosomal protein L3, encoding MMKFILGKKLDMDQVWDEKGIRIPITWIEVKPCQVTQIKSKEKDGYTAVQIGCGEKSRLNKPLGGHLKDLPKFRYLREFRIENSETFQRGQEIKVTIFKPGEKVVVAGISKGKGFQGVVKRHGFAGSPATHGHKDQLRMPGSIGATDPQRVFLGTRMGGRMGCDRVTVKNLEIIQIDEAGNRIALKGAVPGAKNSLIELVGE
- the rpsJ gene encoding 30S ribosomal protein S10 gives rise to the protein MSEEKTTKKEKEEEIKQRIRIKIRAYDNKIIDQATRTILDTAERTGAQVLGPVPLPTEKRKYTVNRSTFVHKDAREQYEMRVHKRLIDIIDPTPKTIDSLMSLNLPAGVDVEIKM